CGGCCGTGGTAAACGGCCGGGCACCCGCTATTGTGGGACCGCTGCTGTGCCCTTCGAGAGGAATGACCCCGACCATGCCGATCGGATTCGCTTACACGTTGATCGCGTTGCTGATCATCACGAGCATCCTGCTGACCCTGCTGATCCTGCTCCACCGCGGCAAGGGCGGCGGCATGTCCAGCATGTTCGGCGGCGGCGTGACCTCCAGCCTGGCCGGTTCATCGGTGGCGGAGAAGAACCTGGACCGCTACACGCTGCTCGTGGGCATCGTGTGGTTCGCCTGCATTGTCGGGCTTGGCTTCTGGCTCAAAGTCACGGTGTCTTCTTCCTGACCCGCGAGTAGCGTCGTACAATCTGCCGCGCGGCCGGTTATCACCGGCCGTGCGGCTTTTGGCTTTTAAGCCCGTTTTGATCTTTTGGCAAGGTCGACCTTCCGCCAGCTTTGACAGGAGTGACATCCGTGTCCAGTGGCAGCGCTATCCGCGGCAGTCGCGTCGGGTCCAGCCCGATGCGCCCCGACGAGCGCACCGAACCCGCTCCCCGCCGGCAGGTGAAGTACTTCTGCGCGGCCGGCCACGACAGCCTGATCTGGTTCGCCGCCGAGGCCGCGGCGCCGGAGACCTGGGACTGCCCGCGGTGCGGGCAGCCTGCCGGGCTCGACCAGGAGCGACCGCCCGGGCGGTCGCGGATCGAGCCGTACAAGTCGCATCTGGCGTACGTGAAGGAGCGCCGCAGCGAGGAGGACGCGGCCGCGATCCTCGCCGAGGCGCTCGCCAAGGTGCGCCAGCGCCGCGGCCGCGAGTGACTCAGACCGGGCCGGTGTCCCGGCCCAGGTACAGCGCGCCCGGATCGTCGATCGGCAGGTCGTAAAAGCCGAGGCGGTGGTAGAAGGCGTAGGCCCCGGGGTTCTGCGGCGACATGCCGAGGTGCACCCGGGGCACGCCGGCCGCGCGCAGCCCGGCCAGGAACGCCGCCATCAGCGCGCGGCCCTGCCCCCTGCCCTGCCACTCGGGCAGCAGATCGATGTGCAGATGGGCCGGGTGATCGGCGAGCTCCGGGTGCAGCATCCGCTCCGGGTTGCGGTGCAGCTCCAGCATGATCTCGTCGCGCGGGTCACCGTCGACCAGGCGGTCCGCGGTGGCCGGCAGCCACTCGGCGCGGTACCGCGCGACGAACTTCGCGGTGTCCGCGGTGCCGATGATGTAGCCGGCCGGCCGCCCGGTCCCGTCGTCCAGCACGTGCGCGTGCTCCGGCTCCAGGATCACGTAGGGCGCCGCCCAGATGTCCCCGAGCAGCCGGTCCGAGCTGTATTTGCCCCGGGCGTCCCGGCCCGCGTCGCCGGTGCGGACGCAGATGTCGTAGATGGCGTCGAGATCGCTCGCCCGGTAGGCGCGGATTGTCGCTGACACCTACCGGAGTTTACGGATCGGCGTTCACCGTTTGCTCGCGGCGGCCTCATCAAGAAGAAAGAGCGTTTTGCGTACGCCCTTGGCGTGCGCGGCCGGCAGATCGCCGCCCCGCAGCACCGTGCCGATCGGCTCGGCCTTGTCCGGCCCGGCTGCCACCAGCCACACCTCCTCGGCCAGCTGGATGGTCGGCATGGTCAGGGTGATCCGGGTGGGCGGCGGCTTCGGGCTGTTGCGGACCGCGGACGTGGTCCCGGTGGCCGTCGCGTCCGGGTGCCCCGGGAAGAGCGACGCCACGTGCCCGTCCTCGCCGACGCCGAGCATCAGCACGTCGAACCGCGGCGGCCGGCCGCCGGCGGTCAGCTCCGCGGCGTAGCGCGCGGCGGCCGCGTCCGGGTCGTCGCCGTCCGGGCCGTCGGTGGCCGGCATCGGGTGCACCCGGGCCGGGTCCAGCGGCAGGGCGTCGAGGACCGCCTCGCGCGCCTGCGTCTCGTTGCGGTCCGGGTCGCCGGCCGGCAGGAACCGCTCGTCGCCCCACCACAGGTCCACCCGGGACCAGTCGATCGCGGCGGCGGCCGGCAGGTCCCGCAGCTGGCGCAGCACCTTGGCGGCCACCCGGCCGCCGGTCAGCACCACGCTCGCCGTCCCGTGCACCGCCTGCGCGTCGATGATCCGGATGGCGAGCCGTGCCGCCACCGTGGACGCCAGGATGTCGGCGTCCGGAACCACCACGACCACGGTCTCACTCACTGCGTCTCCTCCATTAGCTGTGAAGGGCCGCCCGCCGGCGGCGGACGGCCCTTCTCTGTAGTTGTGGGGCTCAGCCGGCCATCGCGTCGGTCGGGCTGGCCGCCCGGGCGGCCAGCGCCGGATCCTTCCAGACGTGCACCCGGCTGGCCGGGCGCTGATCCAGACCGGACAGCCCGGCCATGGCGCCCAGCGCCTCCGCGTAGATCTGGTCGGCGTCCAGCCGGCGCAGCTCCTCGGCCAGCTCGTCGCCGACCGGCCGCTTCGGCAGCGGCATGTAGCGGTCCTCCTGGCCGGTCCGGCTGAACAGCGCGGTGCCCTCCTCGCGGGTGACCCGGACGCAGTCGCCGTTCTCGCACTGGAGCTCGACCGAGTGCATCCGCGGAGCGCGGTCGGTGTGCTCCAGCACCGGCTCGATGCCGAGCCGGGACTTCAGCCAGCCGAGCATCAGCCAGGCGGTCGGGTCCTTCTCCGGCGCCACGATCCGCGCGCCGGTCACCTTCGCCTCGGTGGCGTCGAAGGCGCCGGCCACCAGGGTCCGCCACAGCGTGATCCGGGTCCAGGTGAGGTCGGTGTCGCCGGGCGCGTAGTCGACGGCCCGCTGCCGCAGGGCGGCCACCGGGTCGGGCGCCTGCGCGCTGTCGGTGATCCGGCGTTCCGAGACGACGCCCAGGAAGTCGTTGGCGATCATGTTCGGCGGCTCCTCGTGCCACCAGGTGACCACCGGGACGTCCGGGGCGAGCAGCGGGATGACCACCGACTCGGCGTGCAGCGCGAGCCGGCCGTACATCCGCATCACGACCGCCTCGGCCGGGCCCAGCCGGCCGCCGACCACGATCTCCGCGTCCAGCCGGCTGCGGCCGTCCAGATCGGAGCGGACCACGATGAGCAGGCGGCACGGGTGCGCCGCGGCGGCGATGGTGGCGGCCGCCTCGGCCTCCCGGACCTTCTTCTCCTCGACCACGGCGATCAGGGTGAGCGCCAGGCCGGAGGCCACGCCGCCGGCGCTGCGGCGTTCCGCGGCGAGCGCCTTGACGACCTCGTTACCGGTGGTGTCCCACAGCCCGATCATGCTCGCCTCCAGGCGCGGCCTTCGCGTTCCAGCATCTCGTCCGAGGCCCGCGGGCCCCACTCGCCGGACCGGTACGGCTCCGGCTTGGTGCCCGCCCAGGCCGCCTCGAGCGGGTCGATGACGCGCCACGACTGCTCCACCTCGGCGGCGTCCGGGAAGAGCGTGCGGTCGCCGATCAGGACGTCCAGCACGAGCCGCTCGTACGCCTCCGGGCTCGACTCGGTGAACGCCTCGCCGTACTGGAAGTCCATCGCGATGTCGCGGACCTCCATGGCGGTGCCGGGCACCTTGGACCCGAACTTGAGCACCACGCCCTCGTCCGGCTGGACCCGGATGACCAGCTGGTTGTGGCCCAGCATCTCCACGTCGGCCGGGTCGAACGGCAGGTGCGGCGCCTGCTTGAAGAGGATCGCGATCTCGGTGACCCGGCGCGGCATCCGCTTGCCCACCCGCACGTAGAACGGCACCCCGGCCCACCGGCGGTTCTGGATGCCGAGGCGGACGGCCACATAGGTCTCCGTGGTGGAGTCCGGCGGGATGTTCGCCTCCTCCAGATAGCCCACGGCGCGCTCGCCGGCCACCCAGCCGGGCAGATACTGCCCGCGGACCGAGCCGGCGGAGATGTCGGCCGGCAGGCTGATCGCCTTGAGGACCTTCAGTTTCTCGGCGCGGATCTCGTTCGGGTCGAAGCTGGTGGGCTCCTCCATGCCGACCAGGGCCAGCAGCTGGAGCAGGTGGTTCTGGAGCACGTCGCGGGCGGCGCCGGACGCGTCGTAGAACGCGGCCCGGGTGCCGATGCCGACGTCCTCGGCCATGGTGATCTGCACCGAGTCGACGTACTTCGAGTTCCACACCGGCTCGAACAGGCTGTTGGCGAAGCG
Above is a genomic segment from Actinoplanes ianthinogenes containing:
- a CDS encoding GNAT family N-acetyltransferase, producing MSATIRAYRASDLDAIYDICVRTGDAGRDARGKYSSDRLLGDIWAAPYVILEPEHAHVLDDGTGRPAGYIIGTADTAKFVARYRAEWLPATADRLVDGDPRDEIMLELHRNPERMLHPELADHPAHLHIDLLPEWQGRGQGRALMAAFLAGLRAAGVPRVHLGMSPQNPGAYAFYHRLGFYDLPIDDPGALYLGRDTGPV
- a CDS encoding RNA polymerase-binding protein RbpA; this encodes MSSGSAIRGSRVGSSPMRPDERTEPAPRRQVKYFCAAGHDSLIWFAAEAAAPETWDCPRCGQPAGLDQERPPGRSRIEPYKSHLAYVKERRSEEDAAAILAEALAKVRQRRGRE
- a CDS encoding glucose-6-phosphate dehydrogenase assembly protein OpcA, with the protein product MIGLWDTTGNEVVKALAAERRSAGGVASGLALTLIAVVEEKKVREAEAAATIAAAAHPCRLLIVVRSDLDGRSRLDAEIVVGGRLGPAEAVVMRMYGRLALHAESVVIPLLAPDVPVVTWWHEEPPNMIANDFLGVVSERRITDSAQAPDPVAALRQRAVDYAPGDTDLTWTRITLWRTLVAGAFDATEAKVTGARIVAPEKDPTAWLMLGWLKSRLGIEPVLEHTDRAPRMHSVELQCENGDCVRVTREEGTALFSRTGQEDRYMPLPKRPVGDELAEELRRLDADQIYAEALGAMAGLSGLDQRPASRVHVWKDPALAARAASPTDAMAG
- the pgl gene encoding 6-phosphogluconolactonase; amino-acid sequence: MSETVVVVVPDADILASTVAARLAIRIIDAQAVHGTASVVLTGGRVAAKVLRQLRDLPAAAAIDWSRVDLWWGDERFLPAGDPDRNETQAREAVLDALPLDPARVHPMPATDGPDGDDPDAAAARYAAELTAGGRPPRFDVLMLGVGEDGHVASLFPGHPDATATGTTSAVRNSPKPPPTRITLTMPTIQLAEEVWLVAAGPDKAEPIGTVLRGGDLPAAHAKGVRKTLFLLDEAAASKR
- the secG gene encoding preprotein translocase subunit SecG — its product is MPIGFAYTLIALLIITSILLTLLILLHRGKGGGMSSMFGGGVTSSLAGSSVAEKNLDRYTLLVGIVWFACIVGLGFWLKVTVSSS
- the zwf gene encoding glucose-6-phosphate dehydrogenase — translated: MGNPLRTAQDRRLPRIPEPCALVIFGVTGDLSRKKLIPAVYDLANRGLLPPGFVVVGFARADWGDGDFESLAYAAAKKGARTPWREDVWQRLSSQFQFVPGSFDNDADFDKLAETLDELRERNGIVGNTAFYFSIPPVAFPLVLNQLNRTGLADNAKAGGWRRVVVEKPFGNDLQTAVALNALVDDVFNPDDVYRIDHYLGKETVQNILALRFANSLFEPVWNSKYVDSVQITMAEDVGIGTRAAFYDASGAARDVLQNHLLQLLALVGMEEPTSFDPNEIRAEKLKVLKAISLPADISAGSVRGQYLPGWVAGERAVGYLEEANIPPDSTTETYVAVRLGIQNRRWAGVPFYVRVGKRMPRRVTEIAILFKQAPHLPFDPADVEMLGHNQLVIRVQPDEGVVLKFGSKVPGTAMEVRDIAMDFQYGEAFTESSPEAYERLVLDVLIGDRTLFPDAAEVEQSWRVIDPLEAAWAGTKPEPYRSGEWGPRASDEMLEREGRAWRRA